The following are from one region of the Rhizobacter sp. AJA081-3 genome:
- a CDS encoding pyrimidine 5'-nucleotidase — protein MRGKSPVWFFDLDNTLHDASHAAFGATNRAMTEYIVEHLCMDFDAASALRQHYWHHYGATLLGLVRHHGVRPAHFLEQTHRLPELESKLRMSAHDRAVLRRLPGRKFILTNAPRDYTLRVMGGLRLLGEFDGILSIEDMTMFGQHRPKPDARMFRHVLARLKLRPEQCVLVEDTLMHQKAAHGLGMRTVWMRRYLDGRFRGTLRDGINSGRKVTKVGVHPCHIPPYVYARINSLKTLRALR, from the coding sequence ATGCGCGGCAAGTCGCCGGTCTGGTTCTTCGACCTCGACAACACGCTGCACGACGCGAGCCACGCGGCCTTCGGCGCGACCAACCGCGCCATGACCGAGTACATCGTCGAGCATCTCTGCATGGACTTCGACGCCGCCTCGGCGCTGCGCCAGCACTACTGGCACCACTACGGCGCCACGCTGCTCGGCCTGGTGCGCCACCACGGTGTGCGCCCGGCGCACTTCCTCGAACAGACGCACCGCCTGCCCGAACTCGAATCGAAGCTGCGCATGAGCGCGCACGACCGCGCGGTGCTGCGCCGGCTGCCCGGGCGCAAGTTCATCCTGACGAACGCACCGCGCGACTACACGCTGCGCGTGATGGGCGGCCTGCGGCTGCTCGGCGAATTCGACGGCATCCTCAGCATCGAGGACATGACGATGTTCGGCCAGCATCGCCCCAAGCCCGATGCGCGCATGTTCCGCCACGTGCTGGCGCGCCTGAAGCTCAGGCCCGAGCAGTGCGTGCTGGTGGAGGACACGCTGATGCACCAGAAGGCCGCGCACGGCCTGGGCATGCGCACGGTGTGGATGCGGCGCTACCTCGACGGACGCTTCCGCGGCACTTTGCGTGATGGAATCAACAGCGGGCGCAAGGTCACGAAAGTTGGTGTTCACCCTTGCCACATCCCCCCCTATGTATATGCCAGAATCAATTCGCTGAAGACGTTACGCGCCCTTCGATGA
- the slmA gene encoding nucleoid occlusion factor SlmA: MSHSNHPASDTPAETDAPEVAPADDAPSATPARKRPKPGERRIQILQTLAGMLEQPGAERITTAALAAKLDVSEAALYRHFASKAQMFEGLIEFIESSVFTLVNQINERESDAAVQVRKVLTVLLQFGEKNPGMVRVMVGDALVFENDRLLTRMNQFFDRIESQLRQSLRAAAEAAGSATPTVDANAQASVLTAFAVGRLQRYARSGFKRSPTEHLDAALNLLVA; the protein is encoded by the coding sequence ATGAGCCACTCCAATCACCCTGCGTCAGACACTCCCGCCGAGACCGACGCACCCGAGGTGGCCCCGGCCGACGACGCGCCGTCCGCAACGCCGGCGCGCAAGCGCCCCAAGCCGGGCGAGCGGCGCATCCAGATCCTGCAGACACTGGCCGGCATGCTCGAGCAGCCTGGCGCCGAGCGCATCACCACGGCCGCGCTGGCCGCCAAGCTCGACGTCAGCGAAGCCGCGCTGTACCGCCACTTCGCCAGCAAGGCCCAGATGTTCGAAGGCCTGATCGAGTTCATCGAGAGCAGCGTGTTCACGCTGGTCAACCAGATCAACGAGCGCGAGAGCGACGCGGCCGTGCAGGTGCGCAAGGTGCTCACCGTGCTGCTGCAGTTCGGCGAGAAGAACCCGGGCATGGTCCGCGTGATGGTCGGCGATGCGCTGGTGTTCGAGAACGACCGCCTGCTCACGCGCATGAATCAGTTCTTTGACCGCATCGAGTCGCAGCTGCGCCAGAGCCTGCGCGCCGCCGCCGAAGCCGCCGGCTCGGCCACGCCGACCGTCGACGCCAATGCGCAGGCTTCGGTGCTCACCGCCTTCGCGGTGGGTCGGCTGCAGCGTTACGCCCGCTCGGGTTTCAAGCGCAGCCCGACCGAGCACCTCGACGCCGCGCTGAACCTGCTCGTCGCCTGA
- the pdeM gene encoding ligase-associated DNA damage response endonuclease PdeM translates to MVTIEVAGRAITLLPQKAAFLRDTRTLLIADAHIGKATSFRALGVPVPRGTTSETLSLIGELVARHGAKRIVFLGDFLHSARSHVVATLDAVALWRAQHPTLEIVLVRGNHDDRAGDPPASLGFTVVDEPLMDEGLALCHHPEPVAGAYVLAGHLHPCVSVHGRARESLRLPCFHFGSQVGVLPAFGSFTGMHPAKVAPGDRVFAVADDAVRELPT, encoded by the coding sequence ATGGTCACGATCGAGGTGGCCGGCCGGGCCATCACATTGCTGCCGCAGAAGGCGGCCTTCCTGCGCGACACCCGCACCCTGCTGATCGCCGATGCCCACATCGGCAAGGCGACGAGCTTTCGGGCGCTGGGCGTGCCGGTGCCGCGCGGCACGACGAGCGAGACCCTGTCGCTGATCGGCGAGCTGGTGGCTCGCCACGGAGCGAAGCGGATCGTCTTCCTCGGCGACTTCCTGCATTCGGCGCGGTCGCACGTGGTGGCCACGCTGGACGCCGTGGCGCTGTGGCGCGCGCAGCATCCGACACTCGAAATCGTGCTCGTGCGCGGCAACCACGACGACCGCGCTGGCGATCCGCCGGCATCCCTCGGCTTCACGGTGGTCGACGAACCGCTGATGGACGAAGGTCTCGCGCTGTGCCACCACCCGGAGCCGGTGGCGGGCGCCTATGTGCTCGCCGGCCACCTGCACCCCTGCGTCTCGGTGCACGGCCGCGCACGCGAGAGCCTGCGCTTGCCGTGCTTCCACTTCGGCTCGCAGGTCGGTGTGCTGCCGGCCTTCGGCAGTTTCACCGGCATGCACCCGGCGAAGGTGGCACCGGGCGACAGGGTGTTCGCGGTGGCCGACGACGCAGTGCGCGAACTGCCCACGTAA